One stretch of Stanieria cyanosphaera PCC 7437 DNA includes these proteins:
- a CDS encoding N-6 DNA methylase family protein: protein MKTPLSPHEKQQLWRQYQAQKQRKKKLDAHLKRDLKRGWLFPYLTQTENLMWGRWQYWQKCQLLPEVAWERWKWEKAISLIENRKPEVIPKFVIEHTLPDREIPQISWVYNEQAEKMLFDCLDAIPVSGGWNSWSSWSYLRYFLHWLLFGLGHPGYKELPEEPQGCEGASMRLYQLFDLSYLLMFPYDYFGRILPQISSHKAQQAMGFFPTPIVVSEFISKILDSDSPRGKLARIKTVNEPAVGTGSMLLTQSNYNLCAIGIDINRDLLECALIQFALYAPWYYCPIWWLGKTDLICGNSLTLENFESINTKFWLPAFADIVKVKLEPIDHEIYRENLKQTLQELTKKTEKNNIENVSNPIVNKALDNKKSVPKVHQASLFDYLK from the coding sequence ATGAAAACACCACTCAGTCCTCACGAAAAGCAACAGCTTTGGCGACAGTATCAAGCTCAAAAGCAGCGAAAAAAGAAACTCGATGCTCATCTAAAAAGAGATTTAAAGCGCGGCTGGCTCTTTCCTTACCTAACACAAACTGAGAACTTAATGTGGGGTAGATGGCAATATTGGCAAAAATGTCAACTGCTACCCGAAGTAGCCTGGGAGCGTTGGAAATGGGAGAAGGCAATCTCCTTAATAGAAAATAGGAAGCCAGAAGTCATCCCTAAATTCGTCATCGAACATACCCTACCAGATAGAGAAATACCTCAGATTAGCTGGGTATATAACGAACAGGCAGAGAAAATGTTGTTCGACTGCTTGGATGCTATTCCCGTATCTGGTGGTTGGAATAGTTGGAGTAGCTGGAGCTATCTAAGGTACTTTCTACACTGGCTATTATTTGGTTTGGGACATCCTGGTTACAAGGAATTACCCGAAGAACCTCAAGGTTGTGAAGGAGCATCGATGCGACTGTACCAATTATTCGATCTCTCCTATCTGCTCATGTTTCCTTATGACTACTTTGGTAGAATCTTGCCCCAAATCTCATCTCATAAGGCACAGCAAGCGATGGGATTTTTCCCAACTCCAATAGTGGTGTCCGAATTTATTAGCAAAATCCTTGACTCCGATTCCCCTAGAGGTAAGCTAGCTCGCATCAAAACAGTCAACGAACCAGCCGTTGGTACGGGGTCGATGCTATTAACTCAAAGTAACTATAATCTCTGTGCTATTGGCATCGATATTAATCGCGATCTACTCGAATGCGCTTTAATTCAATTCGCCCTCTACGCTCCTTGGTACTATTGTCCTATTTGGTGGTTGGGTAAGACAGATTTGATTTGTGGTAATTCATTAACTCTAGAAAATTTTGAATCGATTAATACTAAATTTTGGCTACCTGCATTTGCTGACATTGTTAAAGTTAAGTTAGAACCAATCGATCATGAAATCTATCGAGAGAATCTAAAACAAACGCTACAAGAACTAACGAAGAAAACTGAAAAAAACAATATTGAAAATGTTAGTAATCCGATTGTTAATAAGGCTTTAGATAATAAAAAATCAGTGCCGAAAGTACATCAAGCAAGTTTATTCGATTACTTAAAATAG
- a CDS encoding siphovirus Gp157 family protein, giving the protein MSLATQVLKYSSKRAVELWNLIKQAKDESDIEILTTSFLQHKSDREVAIDAVAEVAEQIDAEISAISARKQYLVELHNRAIERLKSKKETIDKTIIKLYEAGAIATSTEGLSKTIKIKTNPPSCEVLIPPQNLPEEYRYEKVEIRADKKAITQAWKQGIEVEGTEVFQKQRVVYELNRDIT; this is encoded by the coding sequence ATGAGTCTAGCTACTCAAGTTCTCAAGTATAGTTCAAAGCGAGCAGTTGAATTATGGAATCTAATCAAACAAGCCAAAGATGAGTCGGACATTGAAATTTTAACTACCTCATTTTTACAGCACAAATCCGATCGAGAAGTAGCCATCGATGCCGTGGCTGAAGTTGCCGAACAGATTGATGCTGAAATCTCTGCGATCTCCGCTAGAAAACAATATCTTGTCGAACTTCACAATCGAGCCATCGAACGCCTTAAAAGTAAAAAAGAAACCATCGATAAAACCATCATCAAACTATACGAAGCAGGAGCGATCGCAACTTCGACTGAAGGTTTGTCTAAAACTATCAAAATCAAAACCAATCCTCCAAGCTGTGAAGTGTTAATCCCTCCTCAAAATTTACCCGAAGAGTATCGCTATGAAAAGGTTGAGATTAGAGCCGATAAGAAAGCCATTACTCAAGCTTGGAAACAAGGTATTGAAGTAGAAGGCACGGAAGTCTTTCAAAAACAGCGCGTAGTTTACGAATTAAACAGGGACATTACCTAA